The sequence ACATTTTGCTATATTGTTCCACACTCGCTACGATCCGTCCGAGTTGAAAGCATTGCATGAACCACCACGTTGGAATCCGATTTTCttgttttataaattaaactccaataaatattttttaaaaatattttatgaatgtgTGTCGCAGGTACTagttattaataattatattttattacgTTTAGTTTACCTAAAAGtggaatttatatatataaaaaaggtGGGAATTAATTAAAGATGCACCAAAATAATATAATCTAACAACAAAGATTTTAATTAATCCTTATTGGCGGCGTCCATGTACAGTGTACGCCCGATTCCCATCCCCGGCGGCGTATTCGCCGTCGATCTGATCCAGCACCAAAACCAGCGCCATTGCAAACGCGCCGCCGAATCCCGGCTTCGACGAAAGCAAGAAAACGTCCTTCCCCAGCACAACATTGGTGGAGGCATCCACCTTGCGGCGGATCTTGGCCACCGCTTCCTTCTCCGCATTGAAAATGGTGCAGCTCCGGCGGGCGAAGGAACCCTCTATCTGGTACTCCTCGCCTCCATTGATGTACACCTCGACGGTGATCGCCGACCGTCCGATCAACGAGGATCTGCGGACGCTGAAGagtggatcctgcccctcggtcCTCTCGCCGGCGAAACCTTCCCACCTCTGATGCAAACTCGGCCTCTAGAAAACAggtgaaattaattaattaacaaggCGTTTGCGTACGTACAAATCATTCATCAAGTTTCGATCCAAGTACAGTTACTGTTAAGAAAATGAGAAGGGCTCCCAAAACTTTGTCCCTAATCATTCATCAAGTACAGTCATCGTTAAGAAAATAAAACTTGAATTTAACTCACTTTTAAAACTTAGAGTTGTCCTTATTTATAATAAAGGCTATCAAAAACTTTATCGattctcaagaattttattctaCCGATATGGGACAATATTTCAAcggaaaaattgcaaatttagttttgtatatttgtcactttgcgatttttgTCCTATacgttttcacatttcagtttttttCTACATGTTCAGGTTTTTGACAATTTTGgtcatttttattcgaaaatactTACATAGCACTATAcatgtcagctccacatcagcactgaattggtgtcacGTCAATATCacgtcaaaaaaaataaaaactaaaattaccaaaaaaaataaaaataacgaattaaaactaaaatttaaaaatataaaaaattaaaatcgcAAAATTACAAACATACAATATCATAAAACAATTTTTCTCGTATTTCAACATTACCTTGCGGCGGAGAGTGAGGATGCATCCGCCGGCGGCATCCATGAGAACAACTTCCTCCGCCGCATCAGGGCGGTAAGAATCGACCCTGAAAACCAGTTGGCCTTTGGAGTCGTAAGCAGTGAAGCCATCTCCGGAGAAGAAGAATGAAGTTTTCCTGACAGTGAGATGGGTTTCTTCTTTGTATACATGATATCCGAGCTCCACCATGGCCGACTCATTAATGTTCTTCGTGATTTTCTTGGATCTTGGCCGCTTCCAGCTCCTCGAAGGCATGATATTAGTTTAGTACTTCAGGAAAATTGTATCAACTTGGAGCTGAAAGCGTAAGGAATTAAGAGGAATGCGAATAAAGTGAAAGTGATTATATATTCTTGTGCACTATAATCAATGGCGCTCATATAATTATATTACCATGGTTGATTTAGTCAacttgttctttttttttttcaagtgaaaaatatttagaatttctagaatttgaacgtttttatttattaaaaccTTCTTATTTAAGATATTTGTTGATGTCTAATAATTATATATGTTGTGAGAGTAATAGAAACATGAATAATTGAGTATTGGACTGATATActgttcaaaataaaaaaatcgaatGAAAAACGTACGGTCCTCCTATCAAAATTAAATGTGTAATTTTACATGAGTACAAACACAAAAGTTTTATGAAACGGTCTCACATGTCAGACGATCGTTTATTTAGATTATtcgttaaaaaatattttttatttaaaataaattattttgaattataaatatggataaaaTTGAAAAGtctcaaataaaaatttgacaCATGCTAATTTTGTAAGTGAAAACTGCAGGTTagttttctaatttatttaggttGATTTAGTTATTTTCTTTGTTTGAGATAAACACGTCTCGAATCCATGCTCAAGTCTCGTCGGTTGTGCGGACAATTTCATTCTTTAGTGTTATAATTTGATGTAATTTGATATCTGATGTACTTGTACTAAAAAAAAGAGTAGgtgaaaacattaaaaaaagtaatatttttaaaaattatgtatataGACTTAATTTAGAAGCGAGATAATTATATCTCAATAGGAAAAATAATTCTTTTTCCTCTACTAGATTTttcgattttgattttttatccattaagttttaaaattttagtttaggtagtgtttgagagagcttctaggaagtaCTTATCAGCTtttctttaataaaattaagTTTCTAGGAAACATTTTTCAACttttccttaacaaaattttgaaattttgttaaaaaaaaattgaaaaatgctTCTTAAAAATTCTCCCAAATACTGCCTTAGTAGACCAACTTTAATGTGCAAAAGACccaaaccaaaatttgaaaatttaatggaccaaaactcaaaattacaCAATGAACTGTATTTTTTTAAGGTATCGATCAAATTATATTTTACTATTTGATTAAGTGTGAGAGACTATACAAACTGTTTTTGGTCTCATGACTCATGATaaatttttcccaaattttttcGGTGTTTGGTGTCgaatttttcccaaattttttaTACTGTTATACACTATCTCCAACTCCATATATCTTGCCCACTTTTCCCACCTTTTTCTCTTATCCATTCCTTTATCCTCTCGCTTTTCATTAATtttcttttgaaattgaattccGATCCATCCCAACAACTAAATTTTTGAtagatttgaaaaaaattaacacAAAAAAGATAAACCAAgtactttaaaattttaaaaaattattaaaatatacaatacattatatttatatCTTATGATTCACACAACGCAATACGTGTTCTTCGTGGCTAGTTTTATATAAAATGTAATTACTAGTATATGTGAAAGGAGTTGCACATATGCTAggaatcatatttttttattattattattgtttttgggaaatgaattttttttttctattaaattgtctttttttggttttagactataaactttttaaattttgattttggtacactaacttttaattttttgctCGTTTCAATTGAAAGTTGTGTTGTGTGCAttacttttttttattattattataaatgagAGGAGAGGAGAGGAGAGGAGAGGAGAGGGCTCGACTCGAGTTTCAGTCAATTGGCATACATGTGagacttaggtagtgtttgggagagcttctggAAAGCActtctcaaattttttttaacaaaaatttaaaattttgttaacgaaaagtTAAGAAATGCTTCCTAAAGATctaccaaacactaccttattgAGCTACAAGTCTCTCTTGTGCGTTAATAATTTCTGTATGCATTAATTAATGCTTTTGGGCTTTATATAAatcttattatttatttttggacgaATGGTTATATTGTTCTCAAGTTTTTAAATAGCATTTCGTCAATGTAGTTATCGCATACTTAAGAGTAATTAAAGTATGATTATTAATTTCCGACTTAACATTTTGGGCTAGATTTCGTAATAATTTATGGAATGATTTAcctttatttataattatatatttttactatttattaaacTTTTGAACAAAAAACAATACATGTAGCAAAACTAAATGAACGAAGTCATGAAATTGTAATATTGATAGTCATGAAAAAGCAAATTAAACTTATATAATCGATGGGAACTtcttgaaaatttaattatatatgtgACATAAGTCGACTCGACCGATATCCACAATGaaagataatatttttgacatcaaaaatatatttttttataaatctatattcttaatttttttttttttctgaaaatgaGGAGATGATCTTGATTTCTTGGATGGTTTATTATGACTTATGAAATCATACTAAAAAATCGCGCATgcagaaataaattaaatgaagccataaaaaaacatatcctatatttagtaatattcaTAACCTTGATCAGTTGTGGATCCTCCGACTTTCATGCAAAAATCAAGAAATTAAACGagtttcattcatctttctTTCTTCCCTAATCGTAAAAATTTAATATCTAAATTTTATTCAAGAAAACCAACAACTGATCCTTAATTTTCTCAACAAACATTAATTATCCATTCATCTCATCATATGGTAATCGGgatcctcctcctcctcctccttcaGGTCCCTTGACATGGGAGATCAAACTCCGCCACACACGCCCACCTCGCCCTCCTCCTCCGCCGCCGCACCTCCTCCGCATCAGGCATTGACTCTCCTCCAACCCTCTTCCAAGAAAAAACCCAAGCCCGTCAAAGTATTCCGCGTCTTCCGCTCCGTATTCCGATCCTTCCCCATCATAGCCCCCGCCTGCAAACTCCCTTCCCTCCCCGGCGGCCGCCTCCCGGACACACGCGGCGCCACCGCCGGAGCCCGTGTCACGGGGACCCTTTTCGGATACCGGAAAGGCCGCGTGAGCCTCTCGATTCAAGAGAACCCACGGACCCTGCCCACGCTGGTGCTGGAGCTGGCCATGCAGACGCAGGTGCTGCAGAAGGAGATGAGCCTGGGCATGGTTCGCATAGCGCTGGAGTGCGAGAAGCGGTCGGAAAAAGACAAGACGAAGCTGGTGGAGGAGCCACTGTGGACCATGTTCTGCAACGGGAAGAAGATAGGGTACGGCGTGAAGAGGGAGGCGACGGAGGAGGACTTGCATGTGATGGAGGTGCTGAAGGCGGTGTCGATGGGGGCGGGGGTGCTGCCGGGGAAGTCGGAGGCGGAGGGGCCCGACGGGGAGATGGCTTACATGAGGGCTCATTTCGAGAGAGTGGTGGGATCCAAGGATTCCGAGACTCTATACATGCTCAGCCCAGATGGTAACAATGGACCAGAATTGAGTATTTTTTTTGTAAGAATATGattcattttattatattttttttatataataatatatattaatgttaggtttttttttttttgttttctatctTGGAATTGATGATTAATTAGTTTGTGAATACTAATTATTGGGTTCACGATAGATATTAATTATTGGGTTCATTGTGAATATAGTTTTGTacgtataatatatataactaGAAGATTAAGAAATTAAGTCGTTTGATATAAAATTAGATAATTCGGAAAATAAAAATGACAATTCAATGGCATATTTTAtgttactaattttttttttttttgaaaattgtggttttttcttttttggatTCTAACCATTTTTAATCTTTTTCATGTATTTTTTTaggtataaataattttttttgttatattcaATCTTCATTTGGTGATTGTGTTGAGTATTTGATCTTTTTGGTAACATGATATATATTCATTGGTGCaagatattattttattctttgtcgcgttttttttttctaccaTGTCCCATTTTGTTTTTGAGACATTCACGTACGATTGTTTTTTAAATACTTCGACGATAATATCTAATAAATTATGTAGTATTCGGATGATATCCAATTTGTAACAAAAGCAATGTTAATTAAGTGTGAATTTTCCATAGTGTTATCTGAACATAATTAATAACAAGAAGTAagttaatatattaatttactAGATGTATAGCCAACAAAAATTTAAGCTCtaacttttaaaaaatgttaGTTACACGACTACCGCATTTTGTACAATTATGACATTAAGATGCATGACAACTTCATTATATATCTGTAAAAATAATCATTTTAGCTATATATGATTTGATACGCCACTATATGAATTTATCCTTTTATTATCAACTTCACtttaaatatgaacaaaatattattttttcttataTGTCCGAAATATGTCTTCACATATATCTAACGGTTCatatttatcaataaatgtggAGTCCGTTATTTTTTAGTGAACCCTgcatgtattgataaatgagGACCCGTGCTGtttcatatttaatataatttttctattattctatatatataatatataccaTTATCATCAAATACATTAGTtactttcaataattttttcccTATTAAAACACTTTTTGAATACGTGTAGAATAAGAAAATAAGAATAAGAAATTTCTTATTacttaatttttgaaatttatttttattatctttttaaatttgcATGAAAACACATACAAATCTAAATTGGTTCGATGGAGTAGTTTGGCTATAATCTCAAATAATCATCAATAAGTGAAAGTTTAAATTAATTATGAGTAACACTCTTGTGCAACggtctcattcgtgagacgggtcaaccctatccatatttataataataagtaatacttttgacataaaatgtaatactttttaatggataacccatataagagacccgTCACACGAATATGACCCGTGCAACGGTTGCATACAAGTGTTTGCCAATTAATTATGATTTGATGTCATCTTTTACGAAAACGTTCCTATATTCAGTGGGTGGCAAGCAACAATTAATGTATCGACCAACCACTTATCTTAATTTCTGTGTCACGTTTCTCGAGTGagtttatatattaatataaaagTTAAAAAGGAGTAGGTATTCGATCGAGTTTAcgttaatatataaaaatttaaaattgattaaaatatatatgatctatataaaaatatataaataactcCACCTAAATTATTGAAACATTGAATATAATGCGAGGATACGAACTCGTGTATGTAGGAGTTTAAAAGccttttttgttttctattcgaaATTATGTGAACCAAAATAAGTTTCGATACTGACGCATCACGTCATTTCATGGATTCATGGTATGCTGCAGTCAAAaaaattgactttatctttataATGAAATCAGTGTCTAAACATATAGTTAGAATTTTGGTTCTCAAAATATCTTTTCCTATTTTTAGCctctttattatttttcataacaGATAACACTGTTAAAAAATAacctataaaaaatttattaaaaatcttACTTTTAATGTTTCATCTTTTTAAAAagcaaaaataattatattgttaaaaaataaaaataaaaactgcaattttggtcaTATATATGTTTGTCGTTTTGCCACGTGGATCGttcatattttcatatttcaatttCAGCATATTTCAATTTCTGgtaattttagaaattttttttcgaaaatatttacgTGACATTATACACGCCAGCTCCAGCACTGTATTTGTGCCACATCAACGTCACATCAgcaaaaagactaaaattgaaacaaaagaaaaacGAAAATAgcaaactaaaattaaaatataaaaatataaaaaatcgaAATtgcaaaataacaaatatacaaAACCTGAAAAAACTAATTGCATATGCACGAAAAACACGCAAACAAAAACTCGTACATATAATTTGTCACACGAATCAAACTAGTATATATAATTGTAGATTTtgatgcattttttttttttgaaacgagATTTTGATGGATATATAATATAAAGTTGGGATCCCTGATTTCCGGCGTTACTGATTGATAGTTTTGACACACATTAAAAACAACAGCACCGATTGAGAATACCTCTGACGCAACTGATATGTATTACACATACATGCACTACTCTTtcccaacatatata comes from Henckelia pumila isolate YLH828 chromosome 4, ASM3356847v2, whole genome shotgun sequence and encodes:
- the LOC140867100 gene encoding protein MIZU-KUSSEI 1; the encoded protein is MGDQTPPHTPTSPSSSAAAPPPHQALTLLQPSSKKKPKPVKVFRVFRSVFRSFPIIAPACKLPSLPGGRLPDTRGATAGARVTGTLFGYRKGRVSLSIQENPRTLPTLVLELAMQTQVLQKEMSLGMVRIALECEKRSEKDKTKLVEEPLWTMFCNGKKIGYGVKREATEEDLHVMEVLKAVSMGAGVLPGKSEAEGPDGEMAYMRAHFERVVGSKDSETLYMLSPDGNNGPELSIFFVRI
- the LOC140866927 gene encoding protein LURP-one-related 12-like, which codes for MPSRSWKRPRSKKITKNINESAMVELGYHVYKEETHLTVRKTSFFFSGDGFTAYDSKGQLVFRVDSYRPDAAEEVVLMDAAGGCILTLRRKRPSLHQRWEGFAGERTEGQDPLFSVRRSSLIGRSAITVEVYINGGEEYQIEGSFARRSCTIFNAEKEAVAKIRRKVDASTNVVLGKDVFLLSSKPGFGGAFAMALVLVLDQIDGEYAAGDGNRAYTVHGRRQ